Sequence from the Lysobacter capsici genome:
GCCGAGAAACCGAACAGGGCGATGGCTGTGAGCAACACAGTGCGACGGGCGAAGGTGCTTTTCATAAGTGCTTTCCTTGTCGATGAGTGGGAACTGCCGCGGAACAACGCCAGCGCGATGGCGCAGGCTTGACCGCGTTGGCGCAGGATCGGTTCGAGCCTTCGATCCTGATCGCCGCATGCATTCTGGCCGCATGAGCGTCGCACGTCGTGCGCGTGAGGCACTGCCGACCAGTCTTGCCAGGTCCAAAGCGTGATCGCGATTGCAAGCCGGGCAAAACCTCTGCTCCGGTGGGGCTGACAGTGCTCCAAAGGCATTGGATAGCAAGTCAGACCCCATCGAAAATGATGAAGTTGTCGCCATCGAACACCTTCACTTTTCCCGGCCACTCAGGCCGCGCCTTGAAGGTGGTGTTGGCTTTTGATGCGGCCCATCTAGGCTGGCGACAGGGCCTGTAAAAAGCCATGTTCGGTGGCGTTCGGAAGATGGACGAGTTCTTCGGCGCCGCGAACCGCTGCAGCGAGGGCGCAACATCGGCTGGCATCGAGCAACGCATGCACGGCGCTCGATCAGAACCTCACCAGCGCAGACAGTTCGAACAGGCACAAAAAAGGCCGAAGTCCTGATTGGGAACTTCGGCCTGATCTGTTGAGATGGTGGAGGTGGGGGGAATCGAACCCCCGTCCGAAGGCACTCCATCCCCGGTACTACATGCTTAGCGCTCCGTTAGATCTCGTTCCCGAACAGCACGGTGCGCGAAGCGCATCCAGGAACCAGCCTGTTAGAGGTTAACCGGGCGCTGACAGGCAGCCGCTCCCGACGATTCCGTGATAATGACTCTACGCTGCGAGCACGGACACAAGCAGTTTCGAGGCTTACGCCTTAAGCGGCGAGAGCGTAGTTGTCGTCGTTGGCAACTAGAGTTTTGCAGCTGGATTAACGAGGAAAGCTACCCCCTCGGCATGCACCAGGCGATTTCGCGACCCCCGTCGAAGCCAGTGCACCCCCGGGGACAGCTGTTTCGCTGACAGGTTCAGTATAGGGCCTGACGCCGCGTTCTCAAGCCTTGCGTGTGTTCGACGCGGCGACCGATTCAGTTGGCGCGCGTGGCGCGCGGGCGTTCGCCGCGCGCGTGGCGCGCGGGCGTTCGCCGCGCGCGTGGCGCGCGGGCGTTCGCCGCGCGCGGTTGGCCGCGTGTCGCGCTTGCGTCCGAGCGCATGAGCGCGCGCGGCGCGCGCTCGCCCGAGGCGTCGCCGGTTCCGGCACGACGCGCATGAAAACCCGAAAACCTCAGTTGCCGTCGAGCAGTTCGATCAGCGCGCGACGCTTCTTGCGCGACAGCTTGCGCATCAGGCCCATCAGCCGCAGCTCGTCGGGATCGCTGTATTTGGCCGCGTTTTCGCGCACCGACAGCGATTTGCCTTCGATCGTGCCGCGGCCGGTGGCGAGCCATTCGAAGCTCACGTGCTGCTGCACCGCGATCTGCAGCATGCGTTCGAGCTCCGGCAGCGCCAGGCCGACCAGCCATTTGCGAGCGGTCTCGCGGCTGACGTCGTAGTAGGCGGAGAGGGCACCGGTGCGGGCTCGGCCTTTGGCGAATCCGGAGAAGTCGAGCGCCTGGTGCAGCCGATTGGCGAATTCTTGATGGGGAGCGTTGGTCATAGGTCTCGCCGGAGCATCCTGCAGGGCTGAAACGTGGGCGGCCGCTCGTCCCCGACCGTCTGCCGGGGCGAGGATAGCGCAACTCATTGTTGCGTACCCCCTTGCAAAAAGATCACTCTTTTTGCTGGTTGAAAAGAGCAATTTCGAATGGTATTTTTTTCTGGCATGGATGCCCGATGGAGAGGTTATGGATCGACCGAATCGATTGATAGGCAATACCCGGCCGGATGGTCGGGCGAATGTGGGACCGGGTTCGCGTCCTGCAACATCGGCCGCAATCCGCGCCGCCGCCGAGACGGATTCGCCGAATGGCGGTGGTGGATCGGATCGCTCCGGCCGCTCGGGGACCTCGCCGCCGGGCGCCGCGCCGCACCCCGATCCGCTGCCGCCGCGCCGGCCCAATCCGGTCGAACGCTATATCGCCTGTTTCCCGACCGCGCGCGCGGCGGCCGAGGCGGCCGGCATCTCGACCGCGATGCTGCGGCGCATGCGCAGCCGCGGTTATGTGTCTACGCGCCAGCGCGCCTTGCTGATGGCCCAGGCCTGCCGCTTCAAGGTCAAGGCGGCCGAGTTGCTGGCATTGACCCGCGGAGGCTGGTGATG
This genomic interval carries:
- a CDS encoding helix-turn-helix domain-containing protein, with product MTNAPHQEFANRLHQALDFSGFAKGRARTGALSAYYDVSRETARKWLVGLALPELERMLQIAVQQHVSFEWLATGRGTIEGKSLSVRENAAKYSDPDELRLMGLMRKLSRKKRRALIELLDGN